One stretch of Nicotiana tabacum cultivar K326 chromosome 18, ASM71507v2, whole genome shotgun sequence DNA includes these proteins:
- the LOC142172451 gene encoding uncharacterized protein LOC142172451, which translates to MERLELWNHLYYLASDMKFPWLVGGDFNVILHEDEKIGGLPVHPPEYEDFAFCVNSCGLFEKGYKGSPFTWWNGRSNATCIFKRLDRILVNFPFQDMLPTIEVEHLIRTGSDHASLLMTCGEQTTNFVKPFRFLNFWTKHATFMDVVRQNWKADFIGIHF; encoded by the coding sequence ATGGAGAGGTTGGAATTGTGGAATCACTTGTATTATTTAGCAAGTGATATGAAATTTCCATGGTtggtaggaggggatttcaatgtgaTATTGCATGAAGATGAGAAAATAGGAGGACTACCAGTACACCCTCCTGAATATGAGGATTTTGCATTTTGTGTAAACTCTTGTGGTTTGTTTGAGAAAGGATACAAAGGAAGTccatttacatggtggaatgggagatcCAATGCTACGTGTATATTCAAAAGATTGGATAGGATCCTTGTGAATTTTCCGTTTCAGGACATGTTGCCAACTATTGAAGTTGAACATCTAATCAGAACTGGATCAGATCATGCATCATTGTTAATGACATGTGGGGAGCAGACCACCAATTTTGTCAAGCCTTTCAGGTTCTTGAACTTTTGGACTAAACATGCTACATTTATGGATGTGGTCAGGCAGAATTGGAAAGCTGATTTCATAGGGATCCATTTTTGA